The proteins below come from a single Papaver somniferum cultivar HN1 chromosome 11, ASM357369v1, whole genome shotgun sequence genomic window:
- the LOC113323940 gene encoding subtilisin-like protease SBT1.7 translates to MKLLIVLTLFCFLGNAFSNDAIPTTKHYIVYMGDHSQMNSQSVISSRHDMLASVTGSVHLAKEAVVHHYSKSFRGFSAMLTEEQAQQLSTKESVISVFESKTNRLHTTHSWEFLGVEGSSQHNKPTTGYEYDVIVGVIDSGVWPESESFNDEGLGPVPKRFKGECIVADHFTHKNCNRKIIGARFYSKGYEAENGPLESFNATFFRSPRDSDGHGTHTASTVAGSVVNNVSLFGMASGTARGGMPSARLAIYKACWFGFCSDADLLLAFDDAIHDGVDIISLSLGPDFPQPSFFTDVNSIGSFHALQKGILVSASAGNAGLPSTATNVAPWILTVAASSIDRDLFSNVYLGNSKILQGTSLNPLKMDKYYGIISATSAAATGVPPENASFCTKNTLDHELIKGKIVVCTIETATDNRREKGIAVRDGGGVGMILIDPLLIDVGFQFVIPAALFGQNEALVLQEYLSTEKYPTGKIIPTTTVFKTSPAPAMAVFSSMGLNVITPDILKPDITAPGVNILAAWSPVATDGAGGRSVDYNIISGTSMSCPHISAVAAVIKSCHPSWSPAAIKSAIMTTASVMNSTLKPILRDPIGSPTTPFDFGCGHVNPVAALDPGLIYDYGSNDILNFLCGAGATPAEIRNFTGAPFHCNPIPSYDLNYPSIGVSNMNGSVSVLRTVTYYGYGPTVFKPFVESPSGVKVTVTPHKLKFKETGEKMSFRVRFMPYKSSNGSFVFGSITWSDGIYHVRSPIGLNVISV, encoded by the exons ATGAAGTTACTGATAGTTCTTACACTTTTCTGTTTCCTGGGAAATGCTTTTTCAAATGATGCTATCCCCACAACTAAG CACTACATAGTCTACATGGGGGATCACTCTCAAATGAACTCGCAGTCCGTAATCTCATCAAGACATGATATGCTTGCATCCGTTACTGGCAG TGTTCATCTAGCTAAAGAAGCAGTGGTTCACCATTACAGTAAAAGCTTCAGAGGTTTCTCAGCAATGCTAACTGAAGAACAAGCTCAGCAACTTTCTA CGAAAGAATCAGTTATTTCTGTTTTTGAGAGTAAGACAAATCGTCTCCATACTACTCATTCTTGGGAATTCCTAGGAGTTGAAGGTAGTAGCCAACACAATAAACCGACAACTGGGTATGAATATGATGTGATTGTTGGCGTTATTGACTCAG GAGTTTGGCCTGAGTCAGAGAGCTTTAACGATGAAGGACTAGGGCCTGTTCCTAAGAGATTCAAGGGAGAATGTATTGTTGCCGATCATTTTACCCATAAAAACTGCAACAG GAAAATTATCGGTGCTCGATTCTACTCAAAAGGGTATGAAGCAGAAAACGGACCACTAGAATCATTCAACGCAACTTTCTTCCGCTCTCCTCGTGATAGCGATGGTCATGGAACTCACACTGCATCAACAGTTGCTGGATCAGTAGTCAATAATGTGAGCTTATTTGGCATGGCTAGTGGGACTGCAAGAGGTGGTATGCCTAGTGCAAGACTTGCTATTTACAAAGCATGTTGGTTCGGCTTCTGCAGTGATGCTGACCTTCTTTTGGCTTTTGATGATGCCATTCATGACGGAGTCGATatcatttctctttctcttggTCCTGATTTTCCACAACCCAGCTTCTTTACAGATGTGAACTCCATTGGTTCTTTCCATGCACTCCAGAAAGGAATTCTTGTTTCTGCTTCAGCTGGAAATGCAGGACTTCCTAGTACTGCAACTAATGTTGCTCCGTGGATTCTCACAGTCGCTGCGAGTTCCATTGACCGGGATTTGTTCTCAAATGTTTATCTTGGAAATTCAAAGATATTGCAGGGGACTTCACTTAACCCGCTGAAAATGGATAAATATTACGGCATTATATCAGCAACTTCTGCAGCTGCAACTGGCGTACCACCGGAAAACGCTAG CTTCTGCACCAAAAACACTCTTGATCATGAATTGATTAAGGGAAAGATAGTGGTATGCACAATTGAAACGGCCACCGATAACAGGAGAGAAAAAGGCATTGCTGTAAGAGATGGAGGTGGTGTTGGGATGATTCTTATTGATCCACTTCTAATAGATGTCGGCTTTCAGTTTGTAATTCCTGCAGCTCTTTTTGGTCAGAATGAAGCTCTAGTTCTTCAAGAATATTTATCCACAGAGAA GTATCCAACTGGAAAAATTATCCCGACGACGACTGTGTTTAAAACTAGTCCTGCCCCAGCAATGGCCGTGTTTTCTTCAATGGGGCTTAATGTGATCACTCCTGACATTCTCAAA CCTGATATTACAGCACCTGGTGTGAACATATTGGCAGCATGGTCTCCTGTAGCAACTGACGGAGCTGGCGGTCGATCCGTTGACTACAACATCATTTCAGGTACCTCCATGTCTTGCCCACACATTTCTGCAGTTGCTGCTGTTATAAAAAGTTGCCACCCTTCTTGGAGTCCTGCTGCTATAAAATCTGCGATTATGACAACCG CATCTGTGATGAATAGTACTTTAAAACCAATATTAAGAGATCCAATTGGTTCCCCAACAACGCCATTCGACTTCGGGTGCGGGCACGTCAATCCTGTTGCTGCACTGGATCCTGGACTGATCTATGACTATGGTTCCAACGACATACTCAATTTCCTATGTGGTGCTGGTGCCACTCCTGCAGAAATCCGAAACTTCACTGGAGCACCATTCCATTGCAATCCAATTCCTTCGTATGATCTCAATTATCCATCAATTGGTGTATCTAATATGAATGGAAGTGTATCGGTTCTCCGAACAGTTACGTACTATGGTTACGGCCCAACAGTTTTTAAACCCTTTGTGGAGAGTCCGTCCGGCGTGAAAGTCACAGTGACACCACATAAACTCAAGTTCAAAGAAACTGGTGAAAAAATGTCATTCAGGGTTCGTTTCATGCCTTACAAGAGCAGTAACGGAAGTTTCGTTTTCGGATCCATTACTTGGAGCGATGGCATATACCATGTTAGAAGTCCCATCGGACTTAATGTGATTTCAGTTTAG